Proteins encoded in a region of the Lujinxingia vulgaris genome:
- a CDS encoding DUF819 family protein — translation MLWTLVLVVVALGMPALARYLEKRHRAFEVFHPVLLCYAAGIILANTPGVSVDEAVARAISEAAIPLAIPLLLFSSDVRGWLKQGRPVLVSFGCAVVSVMVVVALASGWMAGWSEESEKIAGMMVGVYTGGTPNMLSVGRALEVSQEVFVAMNAADVVVGGAYLLFLLSVGQAVFRAWLGDAPEDAVALASGDENEAPVKGRGAWREVVLGVGVSVGVVVLSAGFSWLVTGGISVALVMLGITTGGIAGSLWPRVRDLRGTYEAGEYLILVFCVGIGALTRPAALMGVGAEVVMAMGVVMLGSVALHALLAKVMRVDADTFLITSTAAIYGPPFVPLVAERLGRRSLILPGVAMGLLGFALGNYLGVGMAYALGWLGA, via the coding sequence ATGCTCTGGACGTTGGTGTTGGTCGTTGTAGCCCTGGGGATGCCGGCGCTTGCCCGGTATCTGGAAAAACGCCACCGGGCCTTTGAGGTCTTTCACCCGGTGCTGCTCTGCTACGCGGCCGGCATCATCCTGGCGAACACGCCGGGGGTGAGCGTCGATGAGGCGGTGGCAAGAGCGATCAGCGAGGCGGCGATTCCGCTGGCGATTCCGCTGCTGCTCTTCTCGAGCGATGTGCGGGGGTGGCTCAAGCAGGGGAGGCCGGTGCTGGTGTCCTTTGGGTGCGCGGTGGTCTCGGTGATGGTGGTGGTGGCGCTGGCCAGCGGTTGGATGGCGGGGTGGTCGGAGGAGTCCGAGAAAATCGCCGGGATGATGGTGGGGGTCTACACCGGGGGCACGCCCAATATGCTGAGCGTGGGGAGGGCGTTGGAGGTGAGCCAGGAGGTGTTTGTGGCGATGAACGCCGCCGATGTGGTGGTGGGCGGGGCGTACCTGTTGTTTTTGTTGAGCGTGGGGCAGGCGGTGTTTCGGGCGTGGCTGGGGGACGCGCCGGAGGACGCTGTGGCGCTGGCGAGCGGCGACGAGAACGAGGCGCCAGTAAAGGGGCGCGGGGCCTGGCGGGAGGTGGTGCTGGGGGTGGGGGTGTCGGTGGGGGTGGTGGTGTTGAGCGCGGGCTTTTCGTGGCTTGTGACGGGGGGCATCTCGGTGGCGCTGGTGATGCTGGGGATCACCACCGGGGGAATTGCCGGGTCGTTGTGGCCGCGGGTGCGCGATTTGCGCGGGACCTATGAGGCCGGGGAGTACCTGATCCTTGTGTTCTGCGTGGGGATCGGGGCGCTGACACGACCGGCGGCGCTGATGGGGGTGGGGGCGGAGGTGGTGATGGCGATGGGGGTGGTGATGCTGGGGTCGGTGGCCTTGCACGCGCTGCTGGCGAAGGTGATGCGGGTGGACGCCGACACCTTTTTGATCACCTCGACCGCCGCGATCTACGGGCCGCCCTTTGTGCCCCTTGTGGCGGAGCGGCTGGGGCGGCGATCGTTGATTTTGCCGGGGGTGGCGATGGGGCTGTTGGGGTTTGCGCTGGGCAATTATCTGGGGGTGGGGATGGCCTACGCGCTGGGCTGGTTGGGGGCGTAG
- a CDS encoding PH domain-containing protein, translated as MASPRVIRPNARPFVLRPTLWAAAFCVGAALIAMVAHAAILEPSALMLGWPVLGAMISVFVYFERQAALEKTYFEIFDDRIICHYGSLLSESALDLPFRNVTQIELTLPWLEHRIYQTGHLKVHAAGSAAGAPLISVDAPEALYELLEERLRQNGFVITRQNLVQREEPHFLGTLMDAGSRNNPVIGIPFVLLIAFVPMLLEDPSVLESALVMGAGVGLVLTFAAGALAFQIIRIIDLNKRVYSLYDDVVDYEDGFLTRSRRLIPIENLADTNIHQPFLKNLLGMADVIISCQGSSADIHFPSMPNAKRFRENLGHLIKITDAPSAGPSTAHDAAEITRTDGEREASSFPSSPALSDVGPASELRAAVGTSQPSAAPPAGWIPSGLSPMNLKPGILSVFLSNLVVAPFVVVGAGALFLFSIAGDSELPALGGIVAVIALLAIVFGSLGKAIQEYLIVEAEITDQKVALTRGIFNKETTEFTLEKITRLSISQSPIDRWLNTATFRFSSIGAASALKLAHIPDADRFIPRIEKGLGFGDASPQETLSAAPTTTTLLYSQLSLLVLCAIAAVGSIIAVIFFKPALLISAAILLVAFGSFAHESLYAPTCRLEIFDHHLATRGGIFVHTRELMALHHAKDVRTTRFPGLDTGGVTISGGGASSALSIGHLPNLTALHERLDDLLFTHPPRQTRQGPRRRTEVTHEFKPVIRAAAIQNTAATAAAVVTIPLLPLFFAYFRLSAAHITYTLELDRVRVDQGIWFKTRATVLLNRIDQVQTSRGPLDTALKVGNVQISTVGSASPEISIGPVSDPRTIYEAIDTKSGYAPNQPSA; from the coding sequence ATGGCCAGCCCCCGGGTTATTCGCCCCAACGCGCGCCCCTTCGTGCTTCGCCCCACCCTCTGGGCGGCAGCCTTTTGCGTGGGCGCCGCGCTCATCGCCATGGTCGCGCACGCCGCCATCCTGGAGCCCTCCGCCCTGATGCTGGGTTGGCCGGTGCTGGGCGCGATGATCTCGGTCTTTGTCTATTTCGAGCGCCAGGCCGCCCTGGAGAAGACCTATTTTGAGATCTTCGACGACCGCATCATCTGCCACTACGGCTCGCTCTTAAGCGAAAGCGCCCTCGATCTGCCCTTCCGAAACGTCACCCAGATCGAGCTGACGCTGCCCTGGCTGGAGCACCGCATCTACCAGACCGGACACCTCAAGGTGCACGCCGCGGGCTCCGCCGCCGGCGCTCCGCTCATCTCGGTCGACGCCCCCGAGGCCCTCTACGAACTCCTCGAAGAGCGCCTGCGCCAGAACGGCTTTGTGATCACCCGCCAGAACCTCGTCCAGCGCGAAGAGCCCCATTTTCTGGGCACGCTCATGGACGCCGGCTCGCGTAACAACCCGGTCATCGGCATCCCCTTTGTGCTCCTGATCGCCTTCGTCCCGATGCTTCTGGAGGATCCCTCGGTGCTGGAGTCGGCCCTTGTCATGGGCGCCGGCGTCGGGCTGGTGCTCACCTTTGCCGCCGGCGCGCTGGCCTTCCAGATCATCCGCATCATCGACCTCAACAAACGCGTCTACTCCCTCTACGACGACGTCGTCGACTACGAGGACGGCTTTCTCACCCGCAGCCGACGCCTCATTCCCATCGAAAACCTGGCCGACACCAACATCCACCAGCCCTTTTTGAAAAACCTGCTGGGCATGGCCGACGTCATCATCAGCTGCCAGGGAAGCAGCGCCGACATTCATTTTCCCTCGATGCCCAACGCGAAGCGCTTTCGCGAAAACCTCGGGCACCTGATCAAAATCACCGACGCCCCGAGCGCCGGCCCGAGCACCGCGCACGACGCCGCCGAAATAACCCGGACCGATGGCGAGCGCGAGGCATCCTCCTTCCCCTCATCCCCAGCATTGAGCGACGTCGGCCCGGCGAGTGAGTTAAGGGCTGCGGTGGGCACCTCACAACCGAGCGCCGCCCCGCCGGCCGGCTGGATCCCCTCCGGGCTCTCGCCCATGAACCTTAAGCCGGGCATCCTCTCGGTCTTTCTCTCCAACCTCGTCGTCGCCCCCTTTGTGGTCGTGGGCGCAGGCGCGCTCTTTCTCTTCTCCATCGCCGGCGACAGCGAGCTCCCCGCCCTCGGCGGCATCGTGGCCGTGATCGCGCTCCTGGCCATCGTCTTCGGCTCGCTCGGCAAGGCCATCCAGGAATACCTGATCGTCGAGGCCGAGATCACCGACCAGAAGGTCGCCCTGACCCGCGGTATTTTTAATAAGGAGACCACCGAGTTCACGCTCGAGAAGATCACGCGGCTGTCCATCTCGCAGTCGCCCATCGACCGCTGGCTCAACACGGCCACCTTCCGCTTCAGCTCCATCGGCGCAGCCAGCGCGCTCAAGCTCGCGCATATCCCCGACGCCGACCGCTTCATCCCCCGCATCGAAAAAGGCCTGGGCTTTGGCGACGCCTCCCCGCAAGAGACGCTGAGCGCCGCGCCCACCACCACCACGCTGCTCTACAGCCAGCTCTCCCTGCTGGTGCTCTGCGCCATCGCCGCGGTGGGCTCGATCATCGCCGTGATCTTCTTTAAGCCCGCGCTTCTCATCAGCGCGGCGATCCTGCTCGTGGCCTTTGGCTCCTTTGCCCACGAGTCCCTCTACGCGCCGACCTGCCGCCTGGAGATATTTGACCACCACCTGGCCACCCGCGGGGGGATTTTTGTGCATACCCGCGAGCTGATGGCCCTGCACCACGCCAAAGACGTGCGCACCACCCGCTTCCCCGGCCTGGACACCGGCGGCGTGACCATCTCCGGGGGCGGCGCCTCCAGCGCGCTGAGCATCGGGCATCTCCCCAACCTCACCGCCCTGCACGAGCGCCTCGACGACCTGCTCTTCACCCACCCGCCGCGCCAGACCCGCCAGGGGCCACGACGCCGCACCGAAGTCACCCACGAGTTCAAGCCGGTGATCCGCGCGGCCGCCATTCAAAACACGGCTGCCACCGCCGCCGCCGTGGTCACCATCCCCCTTCTGCCCCTTTTCTTTGCCTACTTCCGCCTGAGCGCCGCCCACATCACCTACACGCTCGAGCTGGACCGGGTGCGCGTCGACCAGGGCATCTGGTTTAAAACCCGCGCCACCGTGCTGCTCAACCGCATCGACCAGGTGCAGACCTCCCGCGGCCCGCTCGATACCGCGCTCAAGGTCGGAAACGTGCAGATCTCCACCGTCGGCAGCGCCTCCCCCGAGATCTCCATCGGACCGGTATCCGACCCCCGCACCATCTACGAGGCCATCGATACAAAGAGCGGCTACGCCCCCAACCAGCCCAGCGCGTAG
- the gyrB gene encoding DNA topoisomerase (ATP-hydrolyzing) subunit B, translated as MAQDNQTPQDAAPQGSDYNAESIQVLEGLEAVRKRPGMYIGDTDDGSGLHHMVYEAVDNSIDEALAGYCDQVTITIHTDESVSVEDNGRGIPVDMHKKQGRSAAEVIMTVLHAGGKFDQNSYKVSGGLHGVGVSVVNALSERLVLEIRRDGQIWTQEYDRGVPKEPLRSIGKAKTTGTKITFLPDPEIFQITRFSFDVLSQRLRELSYLNSGVRIVIIDERDNKRHDFNYEGGLNSFVADLNKNKSPLHDEPIYITKELPEQGITVEVSMQWNDSYNENIFCYTNTIRNRDGGSHLSGFRGALTRTVNLYGVSNGMLKESITGDDIREGIAAVLSVKMPDPKFSSQTKDKLVSNEIKGAVESVVNERLAIFLEENPSVAKAIIEKAIAASRAREAARKAREISRKSALQISALPGKLADCQSRKPEESELYIVEGDSAGGSAKQGRNRKFQAILPLRGKILNVEKARFDRMLSNNEISTIISALGTGIGQEYFDIEKLRYHNIVIMTDADVDGSHIRTLLLTFFYRQMPEIIARGYLYIAQPPLFSIKRGRTMEYLKDERELNDRLIENAKNALTLRGENGKELAGDELATFIDDLLKYRSVLERVARNHDDRIVEEAVKADFTLEDLQDKERLSSRSQELLERLRQSYTTVPWRTPEILDDAELDDLFLAQWKSRVSGTSIVSRLDRAFLSGVDYKELLRIRRAFESLGEHVIVDDGKETEPLTSIAQVLNRVLAAGRKGQTIQRYKGLGEMNPDQLWDTTMDPEARTMLQVRIEDAVEADALFTVLMGDQVEPRREFIETHALDVRNLDI; from the coding sequence ATGGCCCAAGATAACCAGACCCCTCAAGACGCCGCCCCCCAGGGCTCCGACTACAACGCCGAATCCATCCAGGTCCTCGAAGGCCTGGAGGCGGTGCGCAAGCGCCCCGGCATGTACATCGGAGACACCGACGACGGCTCCGGCCTCCACCACATGGTCTACGAGGCCGTCGATAACTCCATCGACGAGGCCCTGGCCGGCTACTGCGATCAGGTCACCATCACCATCCACACCGACGAGTCCGTCTCCGTCGAGGATAACGGCCGCGGCATCCCGGTCGATATGCACAAAAAGCAGGGCCGCTCCGCAGCCGAGGTCATCATGACCGTGCTGCACGCCGGCGGGAAGTTCGACCAGAACTCCTACAAAGTCTCCGGCGGCCTGCACGGCGTGGGCGTCTCGGTCGTCAACGCCCTCTCCGAGCGCCTCGTCCTCGAGATCCGCCGCGACGGCCAGATCTGGACCCAGGAGTACGACCGCGGCGTGCCGAAAGAGCCCCTGCGCTCGATCGGCAAGGCCAAGACCACCGGCACCAAGATCACGTTCTTGCCCGATCCGGAGATCTTCCAGATCACCCGCTTCTCCTTCGACGTGCTCTCCCAGCGCCTGCGCGAGCTCTCCTACCTCAACAGCGGCGTGCGCATCGTCATCATCGACGAGCGCGACAACAAGCGCCACGACTTCAACTACGAGGGCGGGCTCAACTCCTTTGTGGCCGACCTCAACAAGAATAAGTCGCCCCTGCACGACGAGCCCATCTACATCACCAAAGAGCTCCCCGAGCAGGGCATCACCGTAGAAGTCTCCATGCAGTGGAACGACTCCTACAACGAAAACATCTTCTGCTACACCAACACCATCCGTAACCGCGACGGCGGCAGCCACCTCTCGGGCTTCCGCGGCGCGCTCACCCGCACGGTGAACCTCTACGGCGTCTCCAACGGCATGCTCAAAGAGTCCATCACCGGCGACGACATCCGCGAGGGCATCGCCGCGGTGCTCTCGGTGAAGATGCCCGACCCGAAATTCTCCAGCCAGACCAAAGACAAGCTCGTCTCCAACGAGATCAAGGGCGCCGTCGAGTCGGTGGTCAACGAGCGCCTGGCGATCTTTTTGGAAGAGAACCCCTCGGTGGCCAAAGCGATCATCGAGAAAGCCATCGCGGCGTCTCGTGCCCGCGAAGCCGCCCGCAAGGCCCGCGAGATCTCGCGCAAGAGCGCGCTCCAGATCTCCGCGCTCCCCGGAAAACTCGCCGACTGTCAGTCCCGCAAGCCGGAGGAGAGTGAGCTTTACATCGTCGAGGGTGATTCCGCCGGTGGCTCCGCCAAGCAGGGCCGTAACCGTAAGTTCCAGGCGATCCTCCCGCTGCGCGGAAAGATCCTCAACGTCGAGAAAGCACGCTTTGACCGCATGCTCTCCAACAACGAGATCTCCACGATCATCAGCGCGTTGGGCACCGGCATCGGCCAGGAGTATTTCGACATCGAGAAGCTGCGCTACCACAACATCGTCATCATGACGGACGCCGACGTCGACGGTAGCCACATCCGCACCCTGCTCCTGACCTTCTTCTACCGTCAGATGCCCGAGATCATCGCCCGGGGCTACCTCTACATCGCCCAGCCGCCCCTCTTCTCCATCAAGCGCGGCCGCACCATGGAGTACCTCAAGGACGAGCGCGAGCTTAACGATCGCCTCATTGAGAACGCCAAAAACGCCCTGACCCTGCGCGGCGAAAACGGCAAAGAACTCGCCGGCGACGAGCTGGCCACCTTCATCGACGATCTGCTCAAGTACCGCAGCGTGCTTGAGCGCGTGGCCCGCAACCACGATGACCGCATCGTCGAAGAGGCCGTCAAAGCCGACTTCACCCTCGAAGATCTCCAGGACAAAGAGCGCCTCAGCTCCCGCAGCCAGGAACTTCTGGAGCGCCTGCGCCAGAGCTACACCACGGTGCCCTGGCGCACCCCCGAGATCCTCGACGACGCCGAGCTCGACGACCTTTTCCTGGCCCAGTGGAAGAGCCGCGTCTCCGGCACCTCGATCGTCTCGCGCCTGGACCGCGCCTTCCTCTCCGGCGTCGACTACAAGGAGCTTCTGCGCATCCGCCGCGCCTTCGAGTCGCTCGGAGAGCACGTGATCGTTGACGATGGCAAAGAGACCGAGCCGCTCACCTCCATCGCCCAGGTGCTCAACCGCGTGCTCGCTGCCGGCCGCAAAGGCCAGACCATCCAGCGCTACAAGGGTCTTGGCGAGATGAACCCGGATCAGCTCTGGGACACGACGATGGATCCGGAGGCCCGCACCATGCTTCAGGTCCGCATCGAGGATGCCGTGGAGGCCGACGCCCTCTTCACCGTCTTGATGGGCGACCAGGTCGAGCCGCGCCGCGAGTTCATTGAGACCCACGCCCTCGACGTGCGTAACCTCGACATTTAA
- a CDS encoding fumarylacetoacetate hydrolase family protein, with product MPLRDTPCARLVRIAHPAGRRPVYARCDGEHFVTLEGDVAELHQAIRDGRPLSEDGARIRKDRAQLLAPACPTKVVCVGLNYRAHAEEMGKTVPQEPLIFLKPSTAVIGPDEAIELPPASEEVHHEGELAMIVGERLKGVSAEEAMRGIFGFTCATDVTARDIQRRESRYTRAKGFDTFAPLGPAVALTGHFDPAAHTLTCRVDGEVRQHTRLNDFIFELPEVVAFISSVMTLLPGDVILTGTPAGVGPITHGQSVEVSIDGIGTLHNPVRRPG from the coding sequence ATGCCGTTACGAGACACCCCCTGTGCCCGGCTGGTGCGCATCGCGCATCCAGCCGGGCGTCGTCCTGTTTACGCCCGCTGCGATGGTGAGCATTTTGTCACCCTGGAGGGCGACGTCGCCGAGCTGCATCAGGCCATCCGCGACGGCCGCCCCCTCTCCGAAGACGGGGCGCGCATCCGCAAAGATCGCGCTCAGCTCCTGGCGCCGGCCTGCCCCACCAAAGTGGTCTGCGTGGGGCTGAACTACCGCGCCCACGCCGAGGAGATGGGCAAAACCGTTCCGCAAGAACCGCTGATCTTCCTCAAACCCTCCACCGCCGTCATCGGCCCCGACGAAGCCATCGAGCTCCCCCCCGCCTCCGAGGAGGTTCATCACGAGGGCGAGCTGGCGATGATTGTCGGCGAACGCCTTAAAGGGGTGAGCGCCGAGGAGGCGATGCGGGGCATCTTTGGATTTACCTGCGCCACCGACGTGACCGCCCGCGACATCCAGCGCCGCGAGTCCCGCTACACCCGCGCCAAGGGCTTTGACACCTTTGCCCCGCTGGGCCCGGCGGTCGCGCTCACCGGCCACTTCGACCCGGCCGCGCACACGCTGACCTGCCGCGTCGACGGCGAAGTTCGCCAGCACACTCGCCTCAACGACTTTATCTTTGAGCTTCCCGAGGTCGTGGCGTTCATCTCCAGCGTGATGACGCTCTTGCCCGGCGACGTCATCCTCACCGGCACGCCCGCCGGCGTCGGCCCCATCACCCACGGTCAGAGCGTAGAGGTGAGCATCGACGGCATCGGCACCCTGCACAACCCGGTGCGCCGCCCGGGGTAA